ACTGGCCCCGGCGCGCCGCGCAATCAGAATGCTGGTCCCGGAACCCAGCGCTCCCAGCGTCACGAAGAACAGGAAGCTCAGACTGCCGGTCAGGCCCACGGCTGCCACCGCCACCGCCCCCAGCGCCCCCACAATGACCTGGTTGATAAACGTCAGCAGCAGCTGAATGACCATCTCCAGACTGACGGGCACGGCGATGGAGGCAATCTCGCGCATAGGCGACCTGATCGTTTCAGACGGCGGGGCAAGGCTGGGAACGGCTGACATAACGCGCCAGAGTACACCCTGGGGGCCGGACGCAGATCAGCCATCTGGCTGGCCGCAACCGGGCCTGTCTAACCGCCGCGCGGTCTCACGATGGCAGCGCAGGCCAGCGGTGGCGCCGCCGGACGGTCAGGCCGTCAGGTGTCCTGGCCCTCGTCCGGCACGGCCACGAAGCCGCCCCTGGGATTTTCCTGCAACCGGGCAAAGGCCGTCCGTGGGTCGTGCGGGGTGCAGATGAGCGCGCCTTCCTCGAACCACTGCGGCAGGTATTTCTTACGGGTTTCCAGCGTGGTCACGGGATACAGGTCGTAGCCCATGATGTAGGGCGTGGGTGCGTGCGCCAGCGTGGGCACCAGGTCCGCGACGTACACCAGCGTCTGACCCTTGCTGCGCAACACCACACCCTGCTGGCCCAGGTTGTGGCCGGGCAGCGGCAGCACGGTCACGCCGGGGCGCAGCTCGTGTTCGCCGTCAATCAGGTCGAACATACCAGCGTCCGCGATGGGCTCGTAGGTGTCGGGGACGTAGCTGGCGCGGTTGCGCTCATGGGTGTGGCGGGCGTCGTCCAGCTCACGCTTCTGCACGGCGTAGCGGGCATTGGGGAAGGTTGGCTCGTTCAGCGCGGTGGTGTTGCGCCCGGCGTGATCGAAGTGAAGGTGCGTGTTGATCACCAGATGGATGTCGTCCGGGATCAGGCCCGCGTGGTCCAGGCCACGAAATACAGTCTCTTCGCGGTCAAGGCCGTAGATCGACTCGAATTTCTCGCCGCCCCGGTCCCAGAAGCCCGTCTCGATCAGGACATTCTCGTCGCCCAGGCGAATCAGCAGCGGGTTGATGCGCAGCGGAATGCGGTTCAGCTCGTCCGCCGGGGCCACCCGCTCCCACAGCGTCTTGGGCACGCTGCCGAACATGGCCCCCCCGTCCAGCCCGAAGCTGGCGTCTGTGAGGCTGGTGACTTGTATTTCCCCGATCTGCCGCGTTTGGTTCCAGGCCATCGGATCAGCCTAACAAACGTTAGGTCAAAAGAGAACTCCTGGCGTCATACGGATTCCGTCTGTTTCGTTAGCAAACCGGGAGGGCGCCGGTTTGCTAACTCCACTCCCGGAACCCGTTCTACTCGTTCTCGCTTCGCTCGGATTTTCATCGTTTTGCAAACGATTCAATCGGAGCCCGTATCAGTGTATCGGCAGGCCTGACTGGTCCAGTAGAGACAACTGGTCACCTGGGAGCTTGCGATCACCGCGCTAAAGGTCTTCTCCCCCAGGGTGCCGGTCATGACCACGGGCTTTTGCGTCCCTCGCTTGCAGGCGCTGTCTTCTGAACTCGACGGGGAGGCCTCAGTCGCTGGTGGTCAGGTCCGGGCCGCTGGGCACGTCCGCCAAGGCTTCCAGCAGGCGCAGGGCCTGTTCCAGCCGGTGGGCCTGCACGCGGGCCGCCGCGCGCTGCTGCCGCCATTCCAGACGCACCCTGGCCTGACTCAGGGGATCGCTGCCCATCTGGCCCAGCACCCGGATCCGCTCTTCAAGCGCCTCGGCCCGCTGCCACAACGGCGTCAGGCGGGCCTGACAGTCATGGGCGGTCTTCAGGGTGGTTTCCAGCTCCGCCCTTGCCCCGGTCTCAGCGTCCTCCAGCGCCCGCTGGGCCAGCGCCACGGCGGACCCCACCGCAGGCTCAACTCCGGCACGCCACTGGGCCAGCTTCAGGGCGTGCCGGGCACGCAGCACCGCCGGGTGCAGCGGCACTTCCAGCAGAAAATCCCCAGGGGCCAGCCGTGCCGTGGGTGGGGCCAGCGGCAGGTCCGCGTCGTTGAGATCAATCAGCGGGGGAAACACCTCCAGAAAGGCGTTCAGCTGGGTCAGGATCAGGCGACTGTGGGCCAGCTTGGCGGCGACGTTGTGCCCCTCGCGCATTTCATCCTGAAGCTCACGAACACTCAGCCGCATAACCTCGGCCTCGGCGGCGGCGACGGCCACGGTATCGGCTACCTCGATGCGCGAGTGATCGGCCCGCAGGCTGCTCAGCATCTCCTCGGTTTCCCAGCGGCGCACCCCGGCAGCGGCGGCCTGCACGTCCCATTCCGCCGCCGCCTCCAGGCCGCCAAGTTCCGCGTCGGCGCGGATGCCCGCCAGGTTGCGGCCCGCCATCTCGGCCTGAGCGCGGGCCAGCAGCAGCGGCAGATCATGCGCCCGCCGGCCCCAGCGCAGCGGCGCGGGCGAGGGGGCCAGCGGGCCGGGCGTGGGCTGGGCCGGCACCGGAACCGTCTGGGCGTACTCGGCCAGATCCTGGGTGGTGCCCTGCAACCAGCCGTCGGCGCGGGTGTCCCCGATGGTCTGGCGCAGCCCGCTGTACACGTCCTGCAGCACCGCCACCACGTCACGCGGTCCCAGCGGGCGCAGGGCGGGCCAGCCCCGGCGCAGCACCGCACCCTCGATGGCCGTCTCGGCCCCCCCCGCCCCGAGTTCCTGTCCCAGCCGGGTCCGCAGCCAGTCCCGGTAGGGATCGTGCGTGGAGGCGTGGCTCACGCCGCCCCTCCTGCCAAGGCGCCGCGCCCGCCCACATCACGGCGCTGGCGGGCGCACTCGAACAGCATCAGTGCGGCAGCCGTGGCCACGTTCAGGCTGTCGGCCGCGCTGCCCGGCTGCATGGGAATGCGGACGCTCAGGCCGCCGCCGGGGCCACCCGCCTGCCGCCAGTGCGCGGGCAGGCCCCCGTGCTCGGTGCCCAGCAGCAGGGCCACCCGTCCGGTCAGCGGCGCGTCCCAGTAGACATGCGGCGCGTCGGGAGTGCAGGCCACCGTCAGGCAGCTCTGTGCGGCCAGATAAGCGTG
This DNA window, taken from Deinococcus aerolatus, encodes the following:
- a CDS encoding MBL fold metallo-hydrolase, producing the protein MAWNQTRQIGEIQVTSLTDASFGLDGGAMFGSVPKTLWERVAPADELNRIPLRINPLLIRLGDENVLIETGFWDRGGEKFESIYGLDREETVFRGLDHAGLIPDDIHLVINTHLHFDHAGRNTTALNEPTFPNARYAVQKRELDDARHTHERNRASYVPDTYEPIADAGMFDLIDGEHELRPGVTVLPLPGHNLGQQGVVLRSKGQTLVYVADLVPTLAHAPTPYIMGYDLYPVTTLETRKKYLPQWFEEGALICTPHDPRTAFARLQENPRGGFVAVPDEGQDT